A genomic stretch from Ooceraea biroi isolate clonal line C1 chromosome 3, Obir_v5.4, whole genome shotgun sequence includes:
- the LOC113561642 gene encoding histone-lysine N-methyltransferase SETMAR-like, which translates to MESQHEHFRQVLLYYFRKGKNAVQACENLRKVYGNEALKNRQCQYWFARFRSGDYSAKNAPRSGRPSEVDNDKIKALVEANRHSTIRELAEALKISIGSVHLHLKQLGYVSKLDVWVPHELKVHLIKRIDICDQLLKREQSDPFLKRMITGDEKWIVYNNVKRKR; encoded by the coding sequence ATGGAGAGTCAACACGAGCATTTTCGGCaagttttactttattacttccgaaaaggaaAGAACGCCGTGCAGGCTTGTGAAAATTTGCGAAAAGTTTATGGTAATGAAGCCCTAAAAAATCGCCAATGTCAATATTGGTTTGCTCGTTTCCGTTCTGGTGACTATAGCGCGAAAAATGCACCTCGCTCAGGTCGGCCATCAGAGgttgataatgataaaataaaggcaTTAGTTGAAGCGAATCGACATTCTACCATTCGTGAGCTCGCTGAGGCactaaaaatatcgattggAAGCGTTCACCTTCATTTGAAACAACTTGGTTACGTCAGTAAGCTCGATGTTTGGGTCCCACATGAATTGAAAGTTCACCTCATAAAACGCATAGACATCTGCGATCAACTTCTGAAACGTGAACAATCCGACCCATTTCTGAAACGCATGATTActggcgacgaaaaatggattgtcTACAACAATGTGAAGCGAAAGCGATAG